One Burkholderia thailandensis E264 genomic window carries:
- a CDS encoding methyltransferase family protein, which translates to MQSTLDSVANAQERPPRSATPFSIGLAGIAAGLFTLWASRGAAALTGTERSLLACAAIIATIGAYELFVARVHLRPSAGLANRALRPLSIARVSLRLAALASVYAGFALVYWLLPEYHGAFYQPFWSLVGMLAPYVALTAPLYFGWMDRRMRDVDDAYLCWGRWLLRGQRPADWRPIREMLAGWAVKAFFLPLMVVYLSTDAERIGASFASAASAPFSLATFRFMYDLSYTMDLMFGAVGYLCTFRLLDSHVRSAEPTTLGWLAALICYQPFWSLIANNYIRYEGSMFWDNWLLSVPVIRFAWGAVIVVLLLCYALSTISFGLRFSNLTNRGIITSGPYRFTKHPAYLAKNLSYWMISVPFVEPLGWRLAIMHSAALVAVNLLYWLRAKTEERHLMRDPDYRAYAEWIARHGMFAKLGRMVGWGQRA; encoded by the coding sequence ATGCAATCCACTCTCGACAGCGTCGCGAACGCGCAAGAACGGCCGCCGCGTTCGGCGACGCCATTTTCGATCGGCCTCGCCGGCATCGCCGCGGGGCTCTTCACGCTGTGGGCGTCGCGCGGCGCGGCCGCGCTGACGGGCACCGAGCGCAGCCTGCTCGCGTGCGCGGCGATCATCGCGACGATCGGCGCATACGAGCTGTTCGTCGCGCGCGTCCATCTGCGGCCGAGCGCCGGCCTCGCGAATCGCGCGCTGCGGCCGCTCAGCATCGCGCGCGTGTCGCTGCGGCTCGCCGCGCTCGCGTCGGTGTACGCGGGCTTCGCGCTCGTCTACTGGCTGCTGCCCGAGTATCACGGCGCGTTCTACCAGCCGTTCTGGTCGCTCGTCGGCATGCTCGCGCCGTACGTCGCGCTCACCGCGCCGCTCTATTTCGGCTGGATGGACCGGCGCATGCGCGACGTCGACGACGCGTATCTGTGCTGGGGCCGGTGGCTGTTGCGCGGACAGCGCCCGGCCGACTGGCGGCCGATCCGCGAGATGCTCGCCGGCTGGGCCGTGAAGGCGTTCTTCCTGCCGCTGATGGTCGTCTATCTGTCGACGGATGCCGAGCGCATCGGCGCGTCGTTCGCGAGCGCCGCGAGCGCGCCGTTCTCGCTCGCGACTTTCCGCTTCATGTACGACCTGTCGTACACGATGGACCTGATGTTCGGCGCGGTCGGCTATCTGTGCACGTTCCGCCTGCTCGATTCGCACGTGCGCAGCGCCGAGCCGACGACGCTCGGCTGGCTCGCCGCGCTGATCTGCTATCAACCGTTCTGGTCGCTGATCGCGAACAACTACATCCGCTACGAAGGCTCGATGTTCTGGGACAACTGGCTGCTGTCGGTGCCCGTGATCCGATTCGCGTGGGGCGCGGTCATCGTCGTGCTGCTGCTCTGCTATGCATTGTCGACGATCTCGTTCGGGCTGCGCTTCTCGAACCTGACCAACCGCGGCATCATCACGTCGGGCCCGTACCGGTTCACGAAGCATCCCGCGTATCTCGCGAAGAACCTGTCGTACTGGATGATCTCGGTGCCGTTCGTCGAGCCGCTCGGATGGCGTCTCGCGATCATGCATTCGGCGGCGCTCGTCGCGGTGAATCTGCTGTACTGGCTGCGCGCGAAAACCGAGGAGCGGCATCTGATGCGCGATCCCGACTATCGCGCGTACGCCGAATGGATCGCGCGGCACGGGATGTTCGCGAAGCTCGGGCGGATGGTTGGATGGGGGCAGCGCGCGTAA
- a CDS encoding collagen-like triple helix repeat-containing protein has product MQKLFNKSAIAIGISTLLALSGCGSVDGPSLSAGGVKPATVGNSGTSGTSGTSGTSGTSGSGGTSGSSGSGTSGTSGTSGTSGTSGTSGTSGTSGTSGTSGTSGTSGTSGTSGTSGTSGTSGTSGTSGTSGTSGTSGTSGTSGTSGTSGTSGTSGTSGTSGTSGTSGTSGTSGTSGTSGTSGTSGTSGTSGTSGTSGTSGTSGTSGTSGTSGTASSPLGNILAQTGNLITATGTVVSATGNQISGTSVPGVNSATTTNLGNAVSSLGNGVQTLGNGTAAGLGTLGTSTNPLGPTLTSTSGVVSNVGNAVSSLGGVVTSIGTGPLAPLAPVTSPLGGAVGTLGSTVTQVGSGLNNVLTSAPIQQLETGVSSIINPITNAVSGTTQTIGTATGLGAPVNNLLTTVGNGLNAAGTKVSGSTNNQVVQAVGGVVSQLGNTVTSVGGLLTGGTTNPLAPITGVLSGGSTNPLAPITGVAGSLSGTLGANAGLTAGTTQPGATTNPLAPVTGLLGGLSGSAGGNATAGLTAALAPVTNLVGSLTAGMTGAVAATPPATTAGSTTTAPATGVVGSLTGGATASGTSTTNLLAPVTNLIGGLLGSVSGK; this is encoded by the coding sequence ATGCAAAAACTGTTCAATAAATCGGCCATCGCAATCGGCATTTCCACCCTTCTCGCTCTGTCCGGCTGCGGCTCGGTCGACGGCCCGTCGCTGTCGGCCGGCGGCGTCAAGCCCGCCACCGTCGGCAATTCGGGGACTTCGGGGACCTCCGGTACATCGGGCACTTCCGGCACGTCGGGTTCGGGCGGCACGTCCGGATCGTCGGGTTCGGGGACTTCGGGCACGTCGGGGACTTCGGGCACCTCGGGGACCTCCGGTACGTCGGGCACTTCCGGTACGTCGGGCACTTCCGGCACCTCGGGGACTTCCGGTACCTCGGGCACCTCCGGCACCTCGGGGACTTCCGGCACCTCGGGCACTTCCGGTACGTCGGGCACTTCCGGCACCTCGGGGACTTCCGGCACCTCGGGGACTTCCGGTACGTCGGGCACCTCCGGTACGTCGGGCACCTCCGGTACGTCGGGCACCTCCGGCACGTCGGGGACCTCCGGTACGTCGGGCACCTCCGGTACGTCGGGCACCTCCGGTACGTCGGGCACCTCCGGTACGTCGGGCACCTCCGGTACGTCGGGCACCTCCGGTACGTCGGGCACCTCCGGTACGTCGGGCACCTCCGGTACGTCGGGCACCTCCGGCACCGCCTCCTCCCCGCTCGGCAATATCCTCGCGCAGACCGGCAACCTGATCACCGCGACGGGCACCGTCGTCTCCGCCACCGGCAACCAGATCTCTGGGACGTCGGTGCCGGGCGTCAACAGCGCGACGACCACGAACCTCGGCAACGCCGTCAGCTCGCTCGGCAACGGCGTCCAGACGCTCGGCAACGGCACCGCCGCCGGCCTCGGCACGCTCGGCACGTCGACGAACCCGCTCGGGCCGACGCTCACGTCGACATCGGGCGTCGTATCGAACGTCGGCAATGCGGTTTCGTCGCTCGGCGGCGTCGTGACGAGCATCGGCACCGGCCCGCTCGCGCCGCTCGCCCCCGTCACGTCGCCGCTCGGCGGCGCGGTCGGCACGCTCGGCAGCACCGTCACGCAGGTCGGCTCAGGCCTGAACAACGTGCTCACGAGCGCGCCCATCCAGCAGCTCGAGACGGGCGTCAGCTCGATCATCAATCCGATCACGAACGCCGTCTCCGGCACGACGCAGACGATCGGCACCGCCACCGGCCTCGGCGCGCCGGTCAACAACCTGCTGACCACCGTCGGCAACGGGCTGAACGCGGCCGGCACGAAGGTGTCGGGCTCGACGAACAACCAGGTGGTCCAGGCGGTCGGCGGCGTCGTCAGCCAGCTCGGCAACACGGTCACGAGCGTCGGCGGCCTGCTGACGGGCGGCACGACCAATCCGCTTGCGCCGATCACCGGCGTGCTGTCCGGCGGCTCGACCAACCCGCTCGCGCCGATCACCGGCGTCGCGGGCTCGCTGAGCGGCACGCTCGGCGCCAACGCGGGCCTCACGGCGGGCACGACGCAGCCGGGCGCGACGACGAATCCGCTCGCGCCCGTCACCGGCCTGCTCGGCGGCCTGTCGGGTTCGGCGGGCGGCAACGCGACGGCGGGCCTGACCGCCGCGCTCGCGCCCGTCACGAATCTCGTCGGCTCGCTGACCGCCGGCATGACCGGCGCCGTCGCGGCAACGCCGCCCGCCACGACCGCCGGCTCGACGACGACCGCGCCCGCCACGGGCGTCGTCGGCAGCCTGACCGGCGGCGCGACCGCGAGCGGCACGTCGACGACGAACCTGCTCGCGCCCGTGACCAACCTGATCGGCGGGCTGCTCGGCAGCGTGTCGGGCAAGTAG
- a CDS encoding membrane protein encodes MSARKTRRFDPQFDSPPDHYAPMPRISKIHGLWAATFVIAVASDVLSGAIRYYTSLAGVAPLGYLPKALMVACLGLAIVRQPKASHVLVAAYLAAQTCVSLANGVSLSAVGFWIWTIAPMLFAIVMPPQALDKLESPRMLGAFVALALLCIGGVLLNYFVKLPWVGGSVDIGGVSVQLAKSSYVGTSSRLPGFGRSSATTGLMIGLLTTWIFPRLRSRLALAALLSIAAVGIWATTNKTTLVALALVVALHCMLRAHSLRTVCLWATALTIALPIAGWIATLASTQDVGSSGSLSSMQDRFINTWPLLIEGLLREHMIWFGIGPGGFGAAVGYYTADFGFNVGYADNMALYTVANFGVIGAALILAAFVRLILARPANDRPVWLMLCFLLVSGLTTDICETIGCLLFLGLTLRSINLHAPRRARIASARIAFERLRCDTGAAAPNAR; translated from the coding sequence ATGTCAGCCCGCAAGACCCGGCGGTTCGATCCGCAGTTCGACTCGCCACCCGACCACTACGCACCGATGCCACGTATCTCGAAGATACACGGACTCTGGGCGGCGACGTTCGTCATCGCAGTCGCGAGCGACGTGCTGTCCGGCGCGATCCGTTACTACACGTCGCTCGCCGGCGTCGCGCCGCTCGGCTATCTGCCGAAGGCGCTGATGGTTGCGTGCCTCGGGCTCGCGATCGTCCGGCAGCCGAAAGCGAGCCACGTGCTCGTCGCCGCGTACCTCGCGGCGCAGACGTGCGTGTCGCTCGCGAACGGCGTGAGCCTGAGCGCGGTCGGCTTCTGGATCTGGACGATCGCGCCGATGCTGTTCGCGATCGTGATGCCGCCGCAAGCGCTCGACAAGCTCGAGTCGCCGCGAATGCTCGGCGCATTCGTCGCGCTCGCGCTGCTGTGCATCGGCGGCGTGCTGCTCAACTATTTCGTGAAGCTGCCGTGGGTCGGCGGCAGCGTCGACATCGGCGGCGTCAGCGTGCAGCTCGCGAAATCCTCGTATGTCGGCACCTCGTCGCGGCTGCCCGGCTTCGGCCGCAGCAGCGCGACGACGGGCCTGATGATCGGACTGCTGACGACCTGGATCTTCCCGCGCCTGCGCTCGCGGCTCGCGCTCGCCGCGCTGCTCTCGATCGCGGCGGTCGGCATCTGGGCGACGACGAACAAGACGACGCTCGTCGCGCTCGCGCTCGTCGTCGCGCTGCATTGCATGCTGCGCGCGCATTCGCTTCGCACCGTGTGCCTCTGGGCGACCGCGCTCACGATCGCGCTGCCGATCGCCGGCTGGATCGCGACGCTCGCGAGCACGCAGGACGTCGGCAGCTCGGGCTCGCTGTCGTCGATGCAGGACCGCTTCATCAACACATGGCCGCTGCTGATCGAAGGGCTGCTGCGCGAGCACATGATCTGGTTCGGCATCGGGCCGGGCGGATTCGGCGCGGCGGTCGGCTACTACACAGCCGATTTCGGCTTCAACGTCGGCTACGCGGACAACATGGCGCTCTACACGGTCGCGAACTTCGGCGTGATCGGCGCCGCACTGATCCTCGCCGCATTCGTGCGCCTGATCCTCGCGCGGCCGGCGAACGATCGGCCTGTCTGGCTGATGCTGTGCTTCCTGCTCGTGAGCGGCCTGACGACGGACATCTGCGAGACGATCGGTTGCCTGCTGTTCCTCGGCCTGACGCTGCGCTCGATCAACCTGCACGCGCCGCGGCGCGCACGCATCGCGAGCGCGCGCATCGCGTTCGAGCGGCTGCGATGCGACACGGGCGCGGCCGCGCCGAACGCGCGCTGA